A stretch of Halostagnicola kamekurae DNA encodes these proteins:
- a CDS encoding ABC transporter ATP-binding protein, which produces MTVDDETGPAVRLEDVRHEYGSTTGRFRSRSEQAVTALRDVSIDVERGEVLGLEGPSGSGKSTILHAIAGLLVPTAGAVSVLGTDLTELSDRGRTRTRRRHVGIVFQRFHLLQSLSARANVALPLVQVGLPKSARRERATTLLSEVGLEDRVTHLPGELSGGERQRVAIARALSTDPDILVADEPTGELDTDTGANVLELLTDVGRDRAVIVASHDAATLAVADRVVTLRDGTVIEDER; this is translated from the coding sequence GTGACGGTCGATGACGAGACGGGGCCCGCCGTCCGCCTCGAGGACGTCCGTCACGAGTACGGCTCGACGACCGGCCGGTTCCGCTCGCGCTCCGAGCAGGCGGTGACCGCGCTTCGCGACGTTTCCATCGACGTGGAACGGGGCGAAGTCCTCGGGCTCGAGGGCCCGAGCGGGAGCGGCAAGTCGACGATCCTCCACGCGATCGCGGGACTGCTGGTTCCCACGGCGGGTGCCGTCTCCGTGCTGGGGACCGACCTCACCGAGTTATCTGACCGGGGACGGACGCGGACCCGTCGCCGCCACGTCGGGATCGTCTTCCAGCGCTTTCACCTGCTCCAGTCGCTTTCGGCCCGGGCGAACGTCGCGTTACCGCTCGTCCAGGTCGGCCTTCCGAAGTCGGCGCGACGGGAGCGTGCGACGACGCTGCTCTCGGAGGTCGGCCTCGAGGATCGGGTCACGCACCTGCCCGGCGAACTCAGCGGCGGGGAGCGACAGCGCGTCGCGATCGCGCGGGCGCTGTCGACGGACCCCGACATCCTCGTCGCCGACGAGCCCACGGGCGAACTCGACACCGATACCGGAGCGAACGTCCTCGAGTTGCTGACCGACGTGGGTCGCGACAGGGCCGTGATCGTGGCGTCCCACGACGCCGCGACGCTCGCCGTCGCCGATCGGGTGGTGACGCTCCGGGACGGGACGGTGATCGAGGATGAGCGATGA
- the cofG gene encoding 7,8-didemethyl-8-hydroxy-5-deazariboflavin synthase subunit CofG — MIPGASDYDVSLSIDDEAIDRLCAVTPEDVEPAPELSFARNVFVPLTTACRYTCTYCTYFDGPGNASLLSLEEVRDICRTGADAGCTEALFTFGDDPDERYTEIHDQLAEWGHDSIHTYLREACEVALEEGLLPHSNPGDQTREQMEAVADVNASMGVMLETTADVDAHAGPRQKSPGQRLRTIRTAGELDVAFTTGILVGIGESWSDRAESLLAIREMHERYDHVQEVIVQPVSRNERWSGNTPDLETMRRVTAMARVALPEEISVQVPPNLAPARELLDCGVDDLGGVSPITDDHINPDYAWPALRELEDIASEAGVPLRERLPVYERFFEPSLRTNDFDGVPAAGADEGGWISQSIREALEADDEAGRRYRSVLREGTP; from the coding sequence ATGATCCCCGGCGCGAGCGACTACGATGTCTCGCTGTCGATCGACGACGAGGCGATCGATCGGCTGTGTGCCGTAACCCCCGAGGACGTCGAGCCAGCGCCGGAACTCAGCTTCGCCCGGAACGTGTTCGTCCCGCTGACGACGGCGTGTCGCTACACCTGCACGTACTGCACCTACTTCGACGGCCCCGGCAACGCCTCGCTGCTCTCGCTCGAGGAGGTCCGGGATATCTGCCGAACCGGCGCCGACGCCGGCTGTACGGAGGCGCTTTTCACGTTCGGCGACGACCCCGACGAGCGCTACACCGAGATCCACGACCAGCTCGCAGAGTGGGGTCACGACTCGATTCACACCTACCTTCGCGAGGCCTGCGAGGTCGCCCTCGAGGAGGGGCTGCTCCCGCACTCGAACCCCGGCGACCAGACGCGCGAGCAGATGGAAGCCGTCGCGGACGTGAACGCGAGCATGGGCGTGATGCTCGAGACGACCGCCGACGTCGACGCCCACGCGGGCCCGCGCCAGAAGAGCCCGGGCCAGCGCCTGCGGACGATCCGGACGGCTGGCGAACTCGACGTGGCGTTTACGACCGGCATCCTCGTCGGAATCGGTGAGTCGTGGTCGGATCGAGCCGAAAGCCTGCTTGCAATTCGCGAGATGCACGAGCGCTACGATCACGTCCAGGAGGTGATCGTCCAGCCGGTCTCGCGAAACGAGCGGTGGTCGGGCAACACGCCGGACCTCGAGACGATGCGACGCGTGACCGCCATGGCGCGGGTCGCGCTCCCCGAGGAGATCTCCGTGCAGGTCCCGCCGAACCTCGCGCCCGCCCGCGAGCTCCTCGACTGCGGCGTCGACGATCTCGGCGGCGTCTCGCCGATCACGGACGATCACATCAACCCCGACTACGCATGGCCCGCCCTGCGCGAACTCGAGGACATCGCGTCGGAAGCCGGCGTTCCCCTCCGCGAACGGCTCCCGGTGTACGAGCGATTCTTCGAGCCGTCGCTTCGAACGAACGACTTCGATGGCGTTCCCGCGGCGGGTGCCGACGAAGGGGGCTGGATCTCGCAGTCGATCCGGGAGGCGCTCGAGGCCGACGACGAGGCGGGCAGGCGGTACCGGTCGGTGCTTCGCGAGGGAACCCCGTGA
- the cofC gene encoding 2-phospho-L-lactate guanylyltransferase, translating into MHVVVPYAPDAPKTRLEPVLSERERSRLARVMLEDVLAAVRETGREPTVLSTEPLEVDAPVAVDRRPLTEAVNAVVRSQMRNSAAKSGDATGVAVVMADLALTTPEALERLFAPDADVVIAPGRGVGTNALVVRHPEFRVDYHGGSYLDHRRIADDVGATLETVDSFRLGTDVDEPGDLVEVLVHGTGRTPSCLREFGFELDSTDGRLEAVRSAEP; encoded by the coding sequence ATGCACGTCGTCGTTCCGTACGCGCCGGACGCGCCAAAGACCCGTCTCGAGCCGGTGCTGTCCGAACGGGAACGCTCGAGGCTCGCCCGGGTCATGCTCGAGGACGTGCTCGCGGCCGTCCGAGAAACGGGTCGGGAGCCGACGGTGCTCTCGACGGAACCGCTCGAGGTAGACGCGCCGGTCGCCGTCGACCGGCGACCGCTGACCGAGGCTGTCAACGCGGTCGTGCGCTCGCAGATGCGGAACTCGGCGGCCAAATCGGGCGACGCTACGGGCGTCGCCGTCGTCATGGCCGATCTCGCGTTGACGACGCCCGAGGCGCTCGAGCGACTCTTTGCCCCCGACGCAGACGTCGTCATCGCACCGGGTCGCGGCGTCGGGACGAACGCGCTCGTCGTTCGCCACCCCGAGTTCCGGGTCGACTACCACGGCGGCTCCTACCTCGATCACCGGCGGATCGCAGACGACGTCGGGGCGACCCTCGAGACGGTCGATTCGTTCCGGCTCGGGACCGACGTCGACGAACCCGGCGATCTAGTCGAAGTGCTCGTTCACGGAACTGGCCGAACCCCCTCGTGTCTGCGCGAGTTCGGATTCGAACTCGATTCGACGGACGGGCGCCTCGAGGCCGTTCGGTCCGCCGAGCCGTGA